GGGACGTCGACCGCGCGCGCGTACGACTTCTCCGTGAGCCCGCAGGACGGCATCCTGGCCGCGGCCATGGTGGAGGGACGCCGTCTCCTCAAGCCGCTGGAGGGGGAGACGAACCGCCCCGGCTACGTGCGGGTCGCGGGGAGGACGCAGCTCTACCACAGCTTCGCGGGATGGGGATACGCGCGCCACGTGATCGCCCTGCGCGGGGTGGGCGGGGCGGACTTCGGCTCGCTGGCGCCGTTCTTCTCCGCGGGCGGCGTCACCGGCGACGCCATCGCGCCGCCGCTGGGGACGGGCTTCGGGCTGAGCGACACGCGCGACCTGTTCGTGCGCGGCTGGGCGTCGGGCTCGCAGTTCGGAGACCGCGCCCTGGCGGGGACGGCGGAGTGGCGCTTCCCCCTGGTGCGCGTGGAGCGCGGGCTGGGGCTCGTTCCCCTCTTCCTGAACCGCCTGTGGGGGACGGCATTCGTGGACGCGGGCACCGCCTGGTGCGAGCAGGAGTGCGACCCCGCGCTCGCCGCCCTCTTCCCGAAGCCCGACCCGCTGGTGTCCGTGGGCGCCGAGCTGGGCGGCGACTTCCTCTTCGGCTTCAACACCGGCTACCGCCTGCGCGCCGGCGTCGGCATCCCCGTCAGCCGCGCGTTCGCCGGCGACTCGGTGCGCACGCGGCAATCGGCGCGGCTCTACCTCACCTTCGGGCAGGCGTTCTAGGCGTTGCGGGCGGGGGATGTGGGGTGTGGGGATGTGGGATGTGGGGGGGTGGGGATGTGGAGTATGCGAGTGAACTCGCGGCTACAACGACACACAGTCCGCCTGCGCGGACTCCGCGCGTGCCGATATACGCGCGCCGGAGGCCCGCATCCCGCCCCCCGAACGTGGGATGATCACACCGTGGCGTCCCCCGCGCCGTTGTGAAGTCCGCGAAGGCGGACTGCGTGTGGTTGTAGCCGCGGCTTCAGCCGCATCGTCCCTTCGATCTGATCTCCATCTCCATCTCCATCCCCATCTCCCCATCCCCCCGCGCACAGAACCTTTGTGCCGCCGCCGGTCCATCCCGAAATTCCAATCGTGGGGCATTGGGGGATTTGATGACCGCGGTGCCGTCCGCCGTCGTGGCGCGGCCCGCCGACCATGAGGGGGCACCATGGCGATGAGCACGCAGGAGGAAGCCGCGCGCGCGGCGGGCGATCCGAAGTACCAGAAGCAGGTTGCCGAGGCCATCGACCGCACCGTCAAGCGCATCGCGGAGCGGAAGGAGCCACCGGTGGCGGTGGACGTGGCCACGGACCGGTGGATCATCTTCTCCGACCTGCACAAGGGGATCGGCGACACAGTCGACGACTTCCGCCGCAACGAGCGGGCGTACAACGCGGCGCTGGCGTACTACCACCGCCTCGGCTACCGGCTGGTGGTGCTGGGCGACGTGGAGGAGCTGTGGAAGGAGCGCCCCGGGCCGGTGATCGAGCGCTACCAGCGCACGCTGGAGCTGGAGGCGAAGTTCCACAAGGCCGGCCGCTACTGCCGCATCTGGGGAAACCACGACGACCTCTGGCGGCACGACGGCAGCGTGCAGCGCCGGCTGAAGCCCATCTTCGGCGAGGGGCTGAACGTGCTGGAGGGGCTGTACCTGGAGGTGCGCGAGGGCGGCGATCCCCTCGGCCGCATCCTGCTCATCCATGGCCACCAGGGCACGAGCGACGCCGACCCCGACCGCATCGGCCCCTGGGCCAAGTTCGTGGTGCGGTGGATCTGGCGCCCGGTGCAGCGCATCACCAAGCTGTCGTTCAACACCCCCGCGAAGGACTGGGCGCTGCGCCACCGGCACAGCGTGGCGATGTACCGCTGGGCCGCCGCGCAGCGCCCGCCGCTGGTGCTGGTCGCGGGCCACACGCACCAGCCCGTGTTCCGCTCGAAGTCGCTGGAGCAGCAGAAGCTCGAGCTGGCGCAGGCGAAGCAGGACGAGCTGTCGCTGGAGCAGGACCCGGTGCAGCGCGCGGCGCTGGAGGAGGAGCTGGCGTCGCTGGAGGCGTGGGTGGAGTGGGCGCGAGCCGGCGGCCGCGGGCAGAAGGGCGCCGCACCGCCGGTGGGCATGGACCTGCCGTGCTACTTCAACACCGGCTGCTGCTGCTTCACCGACGGCGACGTGACGGGGCTGGAGATCGCGGGCGGCGAGATCCGCCTGGTGCGCTGGCCGCGGGACGACGGCTCGCCCGGACCGGAGACGCTAGCCGCCACGCCGGTGCGCGAGGTGTTCGCCGCCCTCGGCGCGTGAGCCGACGACGAGCAGGGAGACGAGCGATGGCGCTGAGCCGCGAGGAGTACAAGGACCTGGGCTTCGGCAGCGTGGTGGCCGCGCAGAGCGGGCGCCTGCTGAACCGCGACGGCAGCTTCAACGTGGAGCGCCACGGGCTGCACCCGCTGCGGTCCCTCAGCGTCTACCACTTCCTGCTCACCGTCACCTGGACGCGCTTCCTGCTGGGGGTGTGCGGCGCGTACCTGGCCGCCAACGCGCTGTTCGCGCTCCTCTACTTCCTCTGCGGGCCCGGCGCGCTTCGCGGCACCGACGGCCTCGGCGAGGGCGGGCGCTACCTCACCGCGTTCTTCTTCAGCGTCGAGACGCTGGCCACGGTGGGCTACGGCAACATCGCGCCGAACGGGCTGGCCGCGAACGTCGTCGTCACCGCCGAGGCGCTCACTGGGCTGCTGATGTTCGCGCTGGTGTCGGGGCTGGTGTTCGCGCGCTTCTCGCGGCCGGTGGCGTGGATCATCTTCAGCCGGCACGCGCTGGTGGCCCCGTACCGCGGCTACAGCGCGTTCATGCTCCGCATCGTCAACGGCCGCAGCAACCAGCTGATCGAGGTCAACGCCAAGGTCTCCGTCAGCCTGGGGCGCGACGGGGCGCGGCGCTTCCACGAGCTGCCGCTGGAGCGCGAGAAGGTGGTGCTCTTCCCCCTCAGCTGGACCATCGTGCACCCGATCGACGAGACCAGCCCGCTGTGGGGATTGACCGAGGCCGACCTGCGCGAGCAGGACGCCGAGTTTTTCGTGGTGCTGGAGGGGATCGACGAGACGTTCGCGCAGCAGGTGCACGCGCGCACCTCGTACAAGCCGGGCGAGATCGTGTGGGGCGCCAGGTTCGACGACGTGTTCGTGCGCCGCGAGGGCCGCCCGCTGGGGATCGACATCAGCAAGCTGCACGACTGGCGCCCCGTGGACCTTCCCCGGCACCCAGGCATGCCCGCGCTCCCCGCGAGCGCCTCCGAGCCGACCGAGCCGGTGGTGGCGTAGGGGCCCTGACGGGACCCTCACCCGGATGGCCCTCACCCGAAAAACGGAGAGATGCGTGACAAAACTGCCGTCACGCCTCTCTCCGTTTTTCGACCTCTCCCGACAGCAGGAGAGGTGAACGGCAACAGCAAAAATCGCGATCGCAGTTGCAGTTCTCCCCGCCCCTGCGAAGCGGGGGAGCGCAGGATGCTACCCCATCCACGCCGAACCCCCTCCTCGAGCTGAGGTCTCCCCCCTTCTCCCGTTATCGGGAGAAGGGGGGCCGGGGGGGATGAGGGCCCTCGCGCGCAGCGCGACCCCGCTGTTCGGCGATGGGGATGAGGGGCTCAGTTCGCCGAGAAGATCTCGCCGATGCAGTGGGCGAAGCGGACGCCGGCCACGGGCGCCGCGTCGTCGGGCACGCCGGCGCCGCCGATCACCACCGCCGTCTCGCGCGGCGTCATCCCGCGCAGCCGCTCGGCCAGCGCGTGGAAGTCGCCCGCGTCGCGGCGGACGACGACCGAGGTGCAGAGCAGCGCCGGGCGCCGGTCGGCCACCACGCGGCGGATGTCCTCCAGCGGCACGTCGGCGCCCAGGTACAGCACCTTCCACCCCGCCGACGCCAGCTTCACCGCGCACGCCATCAGCCCCAGCTCGTGCAGGTCGCCCGGCGCGCCGGCACACACGCCCTCGGGGCCGGGCGCCACGCCGGTGTCCAGCTCGCCCATCATCTCCGCCAGCTTCTCGCGCACGAACGCGCTGGCGAAGTGCTCCTGCGCCACCACCGCGCGCGCCTCCTCCCACAGGTCGCCGATCTCGCGCATCACCGGCAGCAGCACGTCCTCGGCGCGGCGCTCGGGGGCCAGGTGGCCCAGCCGCTCGTACGCGGTCAGCGCGCCCTGCCGGTCCAGGTGCAGCAGCGCGTCGCGCACCTGGCGGCGCACCTCGCCGAGCTCCGGCGCCTGCGCGGTGGCCGGAAGGGGCGCGAACGCCCGCCGCACCCGCGCGATGGCCTCGCCGATGGTCAGCCCCTCGTCCGTCAGCTGCTTGATGCGCGAGAGCATGGCCACGTCCTCGTCGCTGTACACCCGGTATCCGGACTCCGTCCGCCCGGGCGCGATGAGGTTGTAGCGCCGCTCCCACGCGCGCAGCGTGGCCGGGTTGATCCCCGTGAGGTGGGCAACCCGCTTGATCCTGTAGCTCATCCTGAACGGTCCTGCGTGGGGAACTGGGGCACCCGCACGGCCAGCGCGCCAGCGTCTCCGCCCGCGCGAATATTCCTTGAAAACCAAGAACTTCGCGGGATTATAACGTTCACGCAAGCTTCGCGTGAGGGCGTGGCGTGCACACTCCGGTCACGGGTCGATTCTGTCCGATTCCGTGGCGGGGCACGATGATGTATGGGGGCGCATGCAGCTTGTCAATGCCGCGCGTCCGCTCCCGGGCCCGGAATCGCCGTCGCGGGAGGATCGTCTCCATGGCGCCGTGATTCCGGGCACACTTTCCAAGCGCGGGCGTGCGCGGCATCCTTCTTCCCCGTCCGGACACCCTGCCCGTTGCAACGCACCCGTCGGCCGCGCGGATGATCACGTTCACCCCGGAGGAGCTCGCCTGGTTCTGGCTGCTGACGGCGCCGTCGCTGGCGGCGCTGGGGATGGTGCTGTTCAACCTGGCCGTCTGGCCGCGCGGGCGGACCGACGGGAGGATCCCGGGGCGTGTTTCCGTCTGCATCCCCGCGCGCAACGAGGGGCGGCGCATCGTGCCCTGCGTGGCGGCGGTGCTGGCCGGCGACCAGCGCCCCGACGAGGTGGTGGTGTACGACGACGGGTCGACCGACGGCACCGCCGACGTGCTGGAGCGGCTGACCGAGGCCGAGCCCTCCGTGCGCGTGATCCGCGGCGGCGACCTCCCCGCCGGGTGGCTGGGGAAGCCGTGGGCCTGCCACCGCCTGGCCGAGGAGGCCACCGGCGACTTCCTCGTCTACCTCGACGCCGACACCGTGGCCACGCCGACCTGCCTCGCGCGGCTGGGGTCGATCATCACGCGGCGGCGGGCGGACTTCGTGAGCGCGCTCCCCGAGCAGGCCACGGGCACGCTCACCGAGCAGATGGTGATCCCGCTGCTCGACCTCTCCTACCTCTCCTGGCTTCCCCTGCCGCTCGTCTGGCTCCTCCGCTGGCCCTGGGTGCGCGTGGGGAACGGGCAGCTGATCGCCGTGCGCAAGACGGCGCTGGAGGTGGCGGGGGGATGGGAGGCGGTGGGCGCGGAGGTGGCCGCCGACGTGAAGCTCTGCAGCCGCGTGAAGGCGGCCGGCGGGCGCGCCGTCTACGCCGACGGGAGCGGGATGGCGCACGGGCGGATGTTCCACAGCCGCGCCCAGCTGTGGCGCGGGCTGTCGCGGATGGCGTTCCACCGCGGTCCCGGCGTGCTGGGGGTGGCGCTGTCGCTGCTGCTGTACGGCGGCGTGCTGTTCGCGCCGTACGTGGGGCTGGTGCAGGCCATCCGCGGCTACCACGACCTGCTGGTGCCGTCGCTGCTCGGGATCGCCGCCAACCACCTCATCCGCGTGGCCACGGCCATCCGGCTGCGGCAGAGCTCCAACGGCATCGTGCTGCACCCGGTCGGGCTGATGTGGATGATCGCGATCCTGCTCAACTCGCTGCGCCGCAGCCGCGCGGGCACGCTGTGGTGGCGCGGGCGGAGATACGACCTGGGCCGCGCGGACGTGGAGGCGTGAGCCCTCACCGGGGTGGCCCTCACCCGAAAAAACGAGCCGTGACGGTACTGCTGTCACGGCTCGTTTTTTCGACCTCTCCCGACAGCAGGAGAGGTGAACTGCAACAACAACTTACACCGTTTTAGCGATCACGCCGGGATACTGTCATTCCGAGGTCGGACAGGCCAATCCTGCGTCCGCTCCGTCGGTTGCAGCCCGAGGGAATCTGTACTCTGCGTACGAGCGACAGGCCGCCTATCGCTCGTATGCGGAGTACAGATTCCTCACGGAGCCGCCAACCGCACGTGCGGTGGAAAGAATGGTGCAGCGGCTCCGTTCGGAATGACATCCGTTCAGTGCAGTGATTGAGTTCCGCTACTCTCCCTCCCCGAACAACCCCGCATCGTCCGGCGCCTTGGTACGGCGCGGCTTGGGTCTCGCGGGCTGGGGGATGGGCTCGGCGGGGAACTCGATCGCATCGTCGTCGCGTTTCAGGGATTTGTAGACGGCGCGGCCGCCGCGACGGAGGACCGCCAGCGCCTTCCTGATCACCTCCGGCGTGAGGTCAACCGCGGCGAAGGCGCGCAGCACCTCCTGCCACGTCACCGTCCGTCCCGCGAATGCCGCGGCGATCTGCTCCGCGACGTCGGCGGGATCGGGCAGCGTCGGCAACTCGGGCTCGAGCGACGGCGGGTCGTCTCCGAACAGATCCAGCGGCTCGGCGACGACGGGCTTCGGCGCACGCTTGACGGGCGTCGGTGCGGCGATCGTCTCGGCTGGCGGCTTCTGCTCGGATCCGCCCGCAGTTCCCCCTCCCCCAGTCGGTTTTGGGGGAGGGGGTGACGAGCGCAGCGAGTCGGGGGAGGGGGCCGCGGCGCGGCCGGAGCGCTTCTTCGCCTTCTTCGGCGCAGGCTCTTCCTCGGCTGGAACTGCGGCGGTTTCGATGGGTTGTGGCGCGGCGATTGATGGCGGAGCGGTCTCGACGGGCAGTGATGACGTCTCGGCGATGGCAGGCGCCGGATCGGCCGCCGCGGCGCGGTCCTTCAGGCCGGCGGCGCGGACGGCGGCGTTCGCGGCCATCGCGACGGCGGCGTCGGCGGTGACGAGGAAGAGCCAGGCCGCCGCGCCGTCCGCCGTCTCCAGCACCATCGGCTTCACGATGCGGCCGGGCGCGGTGTCAGCAAGGAGCGCCCCGAATCGTTTCAGCACGCCCGCCATCGCCGCCGCGACGCCATCCGCCGCCGCGGCCGCGCGCCAGGCGGGGAGCCAGGCATGCTTCGGATCGCCCAGCATCGCCGAGCACCCCTCGACGATGCGCTTCACGAAGCCGGGGAGGTCGGCGACGGGGCTGTCGTGCCGCGACTGCTTCTCGAAGTCGGAGAACGGCAGCCGCACCAGCAGCGTCGCGTCTGCCGCCGCGGCGAGCGGGCGCAGCGCGTCCCACGGCAGCGCGCGGGCCGCCGGCGGGGCCAGGAAGACGAACGCCCGCCCGCCCGTCGCGAAGCGCGCCACCTCGCCCGCCGCGGCGGCGAAGGCTGACTCGAGGAGCGACACCTCGCCGGCCGCGAGCGAGCCCAGGTCGCGCGTGGCGCGCAGCCGCTCGCCGCCGACGGCGTCCTCCAGCTCCGCGTACAGGCGCTGGAGATGCGCGGGATCTTCCTCGATCAAAACCGTGGTGACGCGCTCGTCCAGCGCGCGGAGGGCCGCGGTGGCGCGCATCTCGTCGCCCGCGCCGCGCGCCACGCCGGTGCCGAACGCCCACTCGGCGCCCGCGAACGTGTCGACGTAGCACCGTCGCGGCTCGTCTCCTGCGGATGGGGCGTCGCCGGAACGCGCCCACGCCGCGACCGTGCCCGCCAGGACGGCGCGCAGCGCGGCTTCGGGAAAGGGCGGGGTGGCGGTCACGGGCGGCTCGGCAAGGGCGCGGCGTGGACGCTATAGTTTAGCGCCCGAAGCAAAACCGAAGCAAGAGGGAGATGGCGCCTGATCGCTGACGTGAGGCGTCGCAGGAAAAGTATGTCATTCCGAGGCCGATCGCCCCGATGCTGATTCCTCGCGAATGCCGGTCGCCCGAGGAATCCATAGGCCGCGCCGCGCAGACCGCCGCCTCTCGCGCGGAGGCAGGCCACAGATTCCTCAGGCGCACGAGATTGTGCACGACGAGGGGCTGGCGCGGCGCCTTCGGAATGACATACACGAGAGGCTGGCGCAGCGCTTTCGGGAATGACATACCAGACGAGAGGCTAGCGCAGCGCCGTCGGAATGGCATACCAGGACGAGAGGCGGCGAAGCGCCTTCGGAATGGGGGATACCAGAACGTCGGCTCCCATAGGGGTGGGATGCGAGGCGCGTGTTGAAGGACAGGTCCCTCGAAGTCCGCCGATGCACGGCGATTGTGGGGATGTGAGACCGGACGAGGTCGATTCTGCGTGACAACAACGGAACCTGACGGAGGGGGGATGACGAGGACGAGGAAGCTGATGGGCGCCGCCGCGCTGCTCCTGCTGACGGCGTGCCCGATCCCGCGGGAGTTGCGCGAGACGGCGCCGCTGCCCGTGCACGCCGAGTTCCTGGAGAGCGTGAACGGGCTGCAGCGCCGGCTCGGCGAGGCCAGCACCGTGATCCTGCACGTGGGCCGCAACCGCGCCGACTACGACGCGGGGCACATCCCCGGCGCGCGCTGGCTTCCGCTCTCGGCCATCGTCACCGAGCGCGACGGGGTGCCCAACGAGCTCCCCTCCGTCGAGGCGCTGGATGCCGCGTTCGAGGCCGTGGGCGTCTCCGACGACAGCCGCGTGGTGGTCTACGGCGATCCGCTTCTGGCGGCGCGCGCGTTCTTCACGCTGGACTACCTGGGCCATCCCCCCGCGCTGCTGAACGGCGGGCTGGCGGCGTGGCGCGAGGCCGGGAAGACGGTGGAGACGGCGGAGCCGGCCGCCCGCCGCGGCACCTTCACGCCGCGGCCGCGCCCCGAGCTGGTGGTCGACGCGGAGTGGGTGCGGCAGCACCTGACCGACAGCACGGTGGTGCTGATCGACGCGCGGCCGCCCGAGGAGTTCTCGGGCGCCACGCCGGGCGAGGGCGTCACGCGGCCGGGACACATCCCCGGCGCGAAGAACGTGTTCTGGCGCAACACCGTGGTGAGCGACGCCAACCCCACGCTGCGCGGGTCCGACGTGCTGCGCGCGTTCTACCGCCTGGCCGGCGCCCGCGCGCCGGGCGAGCCGGGCGAGTTCGTCACCGAGCGCCCGCGCTACACCGCCGGCGACACCACGCGCCCGCGCCGCGGCGAGCAGCGGGAGCAGCGCGAGCCGCGCCGCGTGCAGCAGAAGGTGACCGCCACCACCGTGGTGACCTACTGCCGCACCGGCGTGCAGGCCAGCTGGGACTACTTCGTGTCGCGGTTCCTGGGCTACGACACGAAGATGTACGACGGCGGCTTCATCGACTGGAGCCGCCGCGGGACGGACTACCCGGTGGAGCGGTAGAGGCCCCTCATCCCCCCGACCCCCTTCTCCCAAACTGCGGGAGAAGGGGGGGGAACTCAGTGTGGGGAGAGGGTTTGGCGCGGGTTGGGCGATATTTTTCCCGCCGCGGGTGGCCCCCTCCCCCAGCCCCTCCCCCGCTGCGCAGGGGAGGGGAGAACTCAGCGCGGGGTGGGACTTTGCGTGAGGGATGCGCGCCCGGAGGGCCGGGACACCGCCGCGCGTGCACGGACGCCGATTCCGCGGTAGAATGCTTTGCGCGGCGGGGGCCCGGCGCCGTTGGCCACAGTTGTATCGTGGCCTACGGCGCGCGCAGCCCGTTTGGGCGTCTAAGCGCCCAACACGTCCAAACCTTGCAGTAACAAAGACTTCAGAGATACACAGAAAGACGGACGAGGAGTGCGAGATGGAGACCACGACCAAGCAGCAGCGCAAGGTGACGGTGAGCTGCGCGTTCTGCGGCCGCCTGAACCGCGTGGACCTGGCGCGCGCGGCCGACCGGCCGAAGTGCGGCGAGTGCGGGCGCCCCATCCTGCTGGACCGGCCGCTGGCGCTCAGCGACGCCACCTTCGACCGCGTGATCGCCGACGCGCAGGTGCCGGTGCTGGTCGACTTCTACGCCGACTGGTGCGGGCCATGCCGGCTGGTGGCGCCGATCATGGACGAGCTGGCGATGTCGCGGATGGGCAGCATCCTGGTCGCCAAGCTCGACACCGACCGCAACCAGCAGGTGGCGCGGCGCTTCGAGATCGCGTCGATCCCCACGGTGATGGTGTTCCGCAACGGGAAGGTCGCGGCCAAGCAGATCGGCGCCCTGCCCAAGATGGCGTACGAGGGGCTGCTGGAGCAGGCGATGCGGCAGCCGGTTTGACCGGCGCCGTCCGCATCGCGGGCACCGGGCGCTGGCTGCCGCCGCGGGTGCTCGCCAACCCCCAGGCCGCCGCGCTGGCCGGCGTGGACGAGGCGTGGATCGTCCGCCGCACCGGCATCCGCGAGCGCCGCGTGGCGGAAGACGACGTCGGCACCGCGGCGATGGCCTTGGCCGCGGCCCGCGAGGCACTGGCGTCCGCATCCCTCCCGCCGGACGCGGTCGGCCTGATCGTCGTGGCCACCAGCACCCCCGACCACCTGACCCCGCCCACCGCCTGCGAGGTGCAGGCGGCCATCGGCGCGCACGCCGCCGCCGCGTTCGACGTGGAGGCCGGCTTCGCGGGATGGATCTACGCCCTGATCACCGCCGAGTCTCTCCTCCGTGCCGGCCT
This genomic stretch from Longimicrobium sp. harbors:
- a CDS encoding metallophosphoesterase — protein: MAMSTQEEAARAAGDPKYQKQVAEAIDRTVKRIAERKEPPVAVDVATDRWIIFSDLHKGIGDTVDDFRRNERAYNAALAYYHRLGYRLVVLGDVEELWKERPGPVIERYQRTLELEAKFHKAGRYCRIWGNHDDLWRHDGSVQRRLKPIFGEGLNVLEGLYLEVREGGDPLGRILLIHGHQGTSDADPDRIGPWAKFVVRWIWRPVQRITKLSFNTPAKDWALRHRHSVAMYRWAAAQRPPLVLVAGHTHQPVFRSKSLEQQKLELAQAKQDELSLEQDPVQRAALEEELASLEAWVEWARAGGRGQKGAAPPVGMDLPCYFNTGCCCFTDGDVTGLEIAGGEIRLVRWPRDDGSPGPETLAATPVREVFAALGA
- a CDS encoding ion channel, with the protein product MALSREEYKDLGFGSVVAAQSGRLLNRDGSFNVERHGLHPLRSLSVYHFLLTVTWTRFLLGVCGAYLAANALFALLYFLCGPGALRGTDGLGEGGRYLTAFFFSVETLATVGYGNIAPNGLAANVVVTAEALTGLLMFALVSGLVFARFSRPVAWIIFSRHALVAPYRGYSAFMLRIVNGRSNQLIEVNAKVSVSLGRDGARRFHELPLEREKVVLFPLSWTIVHPIDETSPLWGLTEADLREQDAEFFVVLEGIDETFAQQVHARTSYKPGEIVWGARFDDVFVRREGRPLGIDISKLHDWRPVDLPRHPGMPALPASASEPTEPVVA
- a CDS encoding MerR family transcriptional regulator translates to MSYRIKRVAHLTGINPATLRAWERRYNLIAPGRTESGYRVYSDEDVAMLSRIKQLTDEGLTIGEAIARVRRAFAPLPATAQAPELGEVRRQVRDALLHLDRQGALTAYERLGHLAPERRAEDVLLPVMREIGDLWEEARAVVAQEHFASAFVREKLAEMMGELDTGVAPGPEGVCAGAPGDLHELGLMACAVKLASAGWKVLYLGADVPLEDIRRVVADRRPALLCTSVVVRRDAGDFHALAERLRGMTPRETAVVIGGAGVPDDAAPVAGVRFAHCIGEIFSAN
- a CDS encoding glycosyltransferase family 2 protein: MITFTPEELAWFWLLTAPSLAALGMVLFNLAVWPRGRTDGRIPGRVSVCIPARNEGRRIVPCVAAVLAGDQRPDEVVVYDDGSTDGTADVLERLTEAEPSVRVIRGGDLPAGWLGKPWACHRLAEEATGDFLVYLDADTVATPTCLARLGSIITRRRADFVSALPEQATGTLTEQMVIPLLDLSYLSWLPLPLVWLLRWPWVRVGNGQLIAVRKTALEVAGGWEAVGAEVAADVKLCSRVKAAGGRAVYADGSGMAHGRMFHSRAQLWRGLSRMAFHRGPGVLGVALSLLLYGGVLFAPYVGLVQAIRGYHDLLVPSLLGIAANHLIRVATAIRLRQSSNGIVLHPVGLMWMIAILLNSLRRSRAGTLWWRGRRYDLGRADVEA
- a CDS encoding rhodanese-like domain-containing protein, producing MTRTRKLMGAAALLLLTACPIPRELRETAPLPVHAEFLESVNGLQRRLGEASTVILHVGRNRADYDAGHIPGARWLPLSAIVTERDGVPNELPSVEALDAAFEAVGVSDDSRVVVYGDPLLAARAFFTLDYLGHPPALLNGGLAAWREAGKTVETAEPAARRGTFTPRPRPELVVDAEWVRQHLTDSTVVLIDARPPEEFSGATPGEGVTRPGHIPGAKNVFWRNTVVSDANPTLRGSDVLRAFYRLAGARAPGEPGEFVTERPRYTAGDTTRPRRGEQREQREPRRVQQKVTATTVVTYCRTGVQASWDYFVSRFLGYDTKMYDGGFIDWSRRGTDYPVER
- the trxC gene encoding thioredoxin TrxC, producing the protein METTTKQQRKVTVSCAFCGRLNRVDLARAADRPKCGECGRPILLDRPLALSDATFDRVIADAQVPVLVDFYADWCGPCRLVAPIMDELAMSRMGSILVAKLDTDRNQQVARRFEIASIPTVMVFRNGKVAAKQIGALPKMAYEGLLEQAMRQPV
- a CDS encoding 3-oxoacyl-ACP synthase yields the protein MTGAVRIAGTGRWLPPRVLANPQAAALAGVDEAWIVRRTGIRERRVAEDDVGTAAMALAAAREALASASLPPDAVGLIVVATSTPDHLTPPTACEVQAAIGAHAAAAFDVEAGFAGWIYALITAESLLRAGL